CCAgcaaatgtaaaaaaatataagCTGACAGTCGCACACAAGAAAAATTGAATCGCGTGCCTCAAGgactaaataaaaatattgtatcgTTGTTAGCACATTGTAAATTGATATCGACGTCCGTCAGGCAGAAAAAAGGCCAACGTTTTTCCGTCAACGTCGCTAATTACTTAACAAGGCTCGTCGATCCGTAACAATCCATTTCTTCTCTTAAGAAAATTACGTAATGGTCTCGTGCACTCTAAAAAATTGATCGAGTGGCAGTAAACGAGTTAACTTGAATTAGCAGGAACGACCGTGCTCGTATTCGGAATTATGCAACGCTGTTTCATTCGTTGCTTGGATGGTCAACAGAAATCATCGGATCGACGCTTGTTAATTGTCCGAGCAGCTAATTCCGACGAGTTAAGGCCGGTCGTCTTAGGCGAGAAACACTTTCCGGTTTGTAATTAAGCTCGCCGAGGAGAAGCATACGGGTGTCGTTGTCCTTTCTTCGAAACGCGTCGTCGGATGAGTGATTAAAATTATCACTCGAGCATGGATTCGATCTCCGAGTCGCTTGCCATTGTTACGTTCATTCACAGATTAGCTGCGACACGCGTGTCTCGTATGGCTGTGAGGATACTGCATCGACTGCGTGAATTTTAATGGCTTTTGTTATCTGAAATTACAAGCTGCATCTTTTCCTGCCACGAATTAGAGAGGTTCTCTAACATAATCAATGATACATCAACTTGTCTTTGTTAgttagatccgcagtctaaacatAATTATTGAGAAAACAGCTTGTTTCTGCTGACAACATGAAAATTCATTTCTAGTACATACATGAAACATCATGTCCACTGTCCTCTGTAAACACCCTTCCAGGCTCCAACAGTGTTTCTGCAGAAAGGGAATACAACATTGAGCATGCAATGTGAAATTAGCTAAATTGTTCagtacataaaaatttcttgaGAAAGTTTATACGATCAAAGCAAGTTCTCATTATATAAGAATCTAGGGGATAGAAGATCCTCCATCATGGTTCTCCTGGATTACATAAGAACAGCAATTTACTCCGGAGAATATTGATTTGCTGTAACATGCTCGGGTCCTGAATGAATCTCGTATCTGATGGTACGGAGTTCCCCTTTTGGAGCTACGATACAACTGGGAAAAATATATGAGGATGTTGTGATAGCATAAAAAGCAAATTCAGTGGGACCAGATTCGCATTAGCATAGTTTATCTGAATGTTCCGAGAGACTTCATATCGACGATGGAATAAAGTTGAAAGTTCGTGGAACTCGTTAAACCCTCTTTATCTGAGCGTGTTATTATCACGGCTCATTAAGTCTGTCTACATCGTTGGATAGTTGTTCTGGATGGGGGGGATTTGAGTTTCGCGGTCATCGATCGATTTAAAGTTGCATCAACTTGTCGCAATAAATCGCCCAGCTGCCATAAATCTACTCGCAATTAACAGCGACAGACGTAAACACCACGCGTGCTCGACCAACTGGCTCGATCGTATGTGATGTCACCGTTACGAAAGCCGGCTACCATAGCGTTATAGGTCTGTCGTCAAGAGGCGCGAATCGGCCCATCTCGATAATATAATCGACAACGGGGAACGTGATATCATTGTTCTCGCACGCAACAATGTCCCGTGAGACCACGTGAGACTCTCACGGCGACCTTGAGCAGTGAtgtcgtagaaaaatttataCATATGCATGCTTAACGAGAAAAATGATAAATCATCGCGCCGACACGGTCTTCCCGACTGGCCATTCGTGATTGGAATTTCTATTGTGTTTTTTACAGAGGTCACTCTAATTTTCGCTCAGTCAGCACTAAAAATGCTTTACAGAATTTACGCCACTGTTTTTAGTACACATTTTCAATAAGAGTTGTTTGcgcaattgcataaaatccgctactTAGTTAGGGGCAAAGTcgtccatttttaaaaaatttattgttgtaCAACAGTACCCTTCTTTTTATGGATCAATGTCATTTTTTGAGATTTCTTCCATAATAGCATTCACGAGTATACTTTTGTGACAAGCTCGTGCACGCTATGATAAAAATGTTCGTTGGCTCGTTAGTTAACATAGTGCTTCTTCCCTCATTTTTTATCAGTTACGTGAGTTACTAGGAAACTGGCAGGGGAAATCTTCAACATGTTTGACGACTTTATAGCCCGAGGTGATACTCAGAGTGCAGAACACACAAACGTGTACATACAACGTTAATAAAATGACGCATCTTAGTCGGTCAGAAATGGTTCACGGGATATTTGGTATGTATgtggatatatgtatacatcgaCTGAATTAATTAGAACTCAGTAAGTTGCTCGTCTCGGTAACTAGAGGTGTACAAAATTACTGGGATGTCCATGGGTCCGGAAAGTGAAATCGTAATCAAATCGCCGCTGTCTAGGTtcctcattttttaatttcttggtTTTTCATTCCTCAAAGATCTCTTCACTTCCCCATGCATAGAACTACACATGAAAATAACCTGAAGAACAGTCCAACGAAAGCCTAGCTGTTCCCAGCGACGATTCCTGACGGTTCAACGTGCAGATATCAATTTTCTGTTACAGTGTCGAGCGCGAGGCGTCGAAAAACATCGAGGAGAATGAGCGAGAGTGCTTCAAGGATGCGATTGTGTCGAGCAGGAGTCTCAACAAGGGCTTCGTCGAGACGACCCGGCTCAGGAACGCGATACCGGAGGTATGCAGGCCTTGTCGATTCGTACAAACAGTCTGGTGATCGACTTCAGGGTCAGTTTCTAATCGAATCTCTGCCTAGATCGCGGCCTGCATCATCGCCGCGTCTTTCCACATATCCGTCGGCCTGTGCATGGCCTACTCCGCCATTCTGATTCCGCACCTGGAGGCCGAGGACGCGGAACTGCACGCCACTCAAGAGCAAACTTCCTGGATAGGTAAGTGGCTCCCAATGTCTAGATCCGCGAGAAGCCGTGAATTGATTCAAAGTCTAGGCGAGGACGCAGCCTCTAGCACAATGAAGCGATCATCATCCCGTTTCCCTCGACCGCTTAATCATTTCACCGCGATTCCACGGTGGGAGGAGGCAGACACAATGTAACAGTTAGATAACACCGGATCTATCGAGTATGTTAATTCACCGGCTAGTCCGAGATAAGACTGTTTCCCTCTCGCGCCTTTCATGACTCCGGGCAATACGTCATCTCCAGATGCACGATAGCGTCGCGATAGGAATCCAGAGTGTGTCAAGTCTGCCTCTTATTAAGCAACATAGAAAGTTAGGACGGAACCAATTATAGAACAATGACCAAAATAAACTTCTTCGTTTACAAAGCATTGCATAATTCACAAAGTGGGCGATTGACCTGCCCCCTGCCAAAAATTGCGAACCCACGGCGAACTAACGCCGTAGAACGCAACGGTAGCAGTAACTGCAACTTTATTAGATTGCAATGTCCCATTAATCATGTCAAAAACGCATTCACGTTGAATGAAGCAAGAAACCGGACAATTTCAACCGGTAGTTCTAGCGCAAAGCCTATTTGTCTCGGAACGAGTTCTATGATCTAACAGTGGTTCTCCGGTGAATGTTGCAGCCAGCGTGGTGGTGGTGTGCGCGCCTATCGGTGCCTTGATGGGTGGTTTCCTCATGGAGATCTTCGGAAGACTGAGAACCCTTCAAATAGGTTCTATCCCCTGTATCGCGGGTTGGATCCTCATCGCCCTTTCAACCAACTTTCCTATGCTTCTGTGCGGCCGCCTGTTGTCCGGTTTGGCTACCGCGCTGGCGACTTCACCAGCCATTGTCTACATCACCGAGGTCGCGCGACCGGAGCTTAGGGGATCGATGATATCGTTCGGCCCGACTCTGGCCTCCTTCGGCATGGTCCTCTCGTACTTGAAGGGCGCCTACATTCACTGGCGAGTGGTAGCCTGGATCAGCATCATCTACGCTATCATACCTATCATTCTGGTCCAGCTGTTCGTTCCCGAGTCGCCGGTGTGGCTCGTCTCGAAAGGGAAATATACTGAAGCGAAGGCATCGCTGGATCGGTAAGGATCTTGCTACCTTAACCCTCATCGGATTTTGAATCCTGTTGTCATTTTCCCGTAGGCTGTACAGGTACGAGATCAAACAGGGTCAGAAGGATGCGTCGCAGGCACAATACACGACCATAATGAAGGAGAACGAGATCAAGATGAGCGAGCAGAGGAATAGCAAGCACGGTAGCACGTTGCACAAGTTACGAGGATTCCTGAAACCCACCGGCTGGAAGCCGATGATCATCCTCTTCCTACTGTTTTCCTTCCAACAGTTCTCCGGTATCTACATCACCCTCTTCTATGCCGTTACGTTTTTCCAGGTAAGCAGCATGATTGACAACGTCGCGTCGGCATCCTCTCAACCGGATGCC
This genomic stretch from Lasioglossum baleicum chromosome 13, iyLasBale1, whole genome shotgun sequence harbors:
- the LOC143215102 gene encoding facilitated trehalose transporter Tret1, with the protein product MDPYSLSVEREASKNIEENERECFKDAIVSSRSLNKGFVETTRLRNAIPEIAACIIAASFHISVGLCMAYSAILIPHLEAEDAELHATQEQTSWIASVVVVCAPIGALMGGFLMEIFGRLRTLQIGSIPCIAGWILIALSTNFPMLLCGRLLSGLATALATSPAIVYITEVARPELRGSMISFGPTLASFGMVLSYLKGAYIHWRVVAWISIIYAIIPIILVQLFVPESPVWLVSKGKYTEAKASLDRLYRYEIKQGQKDASQAQYTTIMKENEIKMSEQRNSKHGSTLHKLRGFLKPTGWKPMIILFLLFSFQQFSGIYITLFYAVTFFQEVGSGVDPYLASILVGVTRFLCSMVNTWLLRRYKRRALCIISSLGMTVCMGVSGYFTLLIKEGDRSGYWVPVLCLLLYVCTSMVGMLTIPWTMTAELFPTEIRGIAHSISYSIANLLLFAALQSYRSLQAFLGGSYAVQWFFAGVSIGAAVFVWILLPETHGKKLSEIEEYFQNHFVAIGAEAKLKKAKQNRRREKKYGKSAVTEPLNPAKPRPAQNV